A genomic stretch from Coffea arabica cultivar ET-39 unplaced genomic scaffold, Coffea Arabica ET-39 HiFi ptg000003l, whole genome shotgun sequence includes:
- the LOC140032678 gene encoding uncharacterized protein, with protein sequence MARLRARKPQRDAPILKAKKPKKPKRQREVLKTNNKPASSLLRSSADHEQNLESHQKPCLDITLPSQILSDFDPKSFSKTQPIQSMPSSPKTLSHLAIVPFNNPSLKAGTVSSRKKGKSRMTCHWNKKKMETLTKHFNPIPFSPKRVPSLDIASHQSLLSTLGLWDFFHLDFDQELRTDLIKELVVFYNSKRHPYCKSYVNGLSVTLSRGALAKALHLPLKSRSRRSLVAKGGGEDGLLMLSEEEGLFLEEIVWGWLVLQDDGSMVIEEVLKFTRCVRERMLEEVDWAGLIWFMVERELSKGQDLVNCYYASHMQILLKHQLPKLFESEDVKNVIGEEAHLLDVPVENVLGEESNLLDLQMLDVEDSRNVDKQVIFFDEEFSKESVASVVKDAWITEIGQEDENILVKCYKRRTQYLEKCRKERKLCMVDDVGNTIAARDCEGEEIENQQNDVYLLDGEFGNEQQIKGVNHDQHEYELQSMNEEDEKVGENADELKGDEMDHQQGNLSCMPANERKDLESSSYVGMLKNLDKVKVSTEIVSSGMDHLNWRERDNQQFNVAAKQENGERKSSLEVSEEGVKDAVNMLMNEETHEEGLKTEQLTDLTVSGVDVTDIQGMENQQTCLVSNQENGEKRFGIEGSLEEEQHVRAESILDEQHAAQTEPGIELTVVQGEKEVEEMEGLAEEACKVETDELLDNGEKVMQKLYMQVDLCAAKHNTSHENALKEGVNQEGHATQTEPGNEWMVVQREKEAEGMEGLAKEVCEAEIGELLDKTENAMQNVDLSAKEHNIFHENALEEGVNQEDTHLRDSLMRSEEENIEPESMDVNEFLRADVVSKQITLNAKTCKGGSDHHIETTEEDIICLEHEENDEREQQLCKSNASEDSVLQQCAPTNVEVCEIHKGKIQVVETNISNDLPMEVLAKDIYEAEIHNLLDNRENVMQNIQVDLKADKHIILHENVLGEEENQEGMNSSKSCGENVGVDATVWNEILGADNDNMQVTSNAEPSRGGSEYVTETKGEDVMYLEHEENDKRKFQLSESNISERLVLQNCTPGDVAGTEVHKEKIPGDVAGTEVHKEKIQVVETNTFHDPPKECTSIEDLYSAHGVRSTCENEMPLSAPNNNFNHSIIELPIPNLDVHIGELIPSVHTEAQQRKDVHPSATSLENFESQPDIGMNMVGSSFDNSLRSEICSLNNSQYEHVTESQKRTRSDDAENNESLDLESCTKQMEVWMSRLKNAAKKRARADGEISAMLLRKIEEQNKIIEEQNKIIQQYEKLKNKEQQKKQKDIRRYERELRLMQGVLFDYRRALKEIDKSYSKYRERCQLPEEPLYMDDPCGGGKVILAAEFNRLSLESQNKATQVSIEGMMKNFTHEWVDKFEEYFIELDHLCHRLEDVEISVSSLKGKVLNPQDPGT encoded by the exons ATGGCGAGGCTGAGAGCCAGGAAGCCACAGAGGGATGCTCCTATTCTTAAAGCCAAAAAACCCAAGAAACCCAAACGCCAAAGAGAAGTCCTTAAAACTAATAATAAGCCAGCTTCTTCTTTGCTCCGATCATCAGCCGACCATGAGCAGAATCTTGAGTCCCATCAAAAGCCTTGTTTAGACATCACACTTCCATCACAAATTCTCAGTGATTTTGATCCGAAGAGTTTCTCAAAGACACAGCCCATACAATCCATGCCTTCATCTCCTAAAACTCTTTCTCATCTTGCCATTGTCCCGTTCAACAATCCCAGCTTGAAAGCTGGCACAGTTTCTTCAAGGAAGAAGGGAAAGAGCCGAATGACGTGTCACTGGAACAAGAAAAAGATGGAAACTTTGACAAAGCATTTCAACCCCATCCCATTTTCACCCAAAAGAGTGCCGTCTTTAGATATTGCAAGCCACCAAAGTTTGCTCTCAACTTTAGGCCTGTGGGATTTTTTCCATCTTGATTTTGACCAGGAACTCCGAACAGACTTGATAAAAGAGCTTGTTGTGTTCTACAACTCGAAGAGGCATCCGTACTGTAAAAGCTATGTGAATGGTCTGTCAGTAACCCTCAGCCGTGGAGCACTGGCGAAAGCTCTGCATTTGCCTCTTAAGAGCCGAAGTCGCCGAAGTCTTGTTGCAAAAGGAGGTGGTGAAGACGGGTTATTAATGCTTTCCGAGGAGGAGGGTCTGTTTCTTGAAGAGATCGTTTGGGGTTGGCTGGTTTTGCAGGATGATGGCTCTATGGTGATAGAGGAGGTTTTAAAGTTTACGAGGTGTGTTAGAGAGAGAATGCTTGAGGAGGTCGATTGGGCAGGGTTGATTTGGTTTATGGTGGAAAGAGAGTTGTCAAAAGGGCAGGATTTGGTTAACTGTTATTATGCCTCTCATATGCAAATTTTGTTGAAGCATCAGCTGCCTAAGTTGTTTGAGAGTGAGGATGTTAAGAACGTTATTGGAGAGGAAGCACATTTGCTAGATGTGCCTGTTGAGAATGTTTTGGGCGAGGAATCAAATTTGCTAGATTTGCAGATGCTTGACGTAGAGGACTCGAGAAATGTTGACAAACAGGTGATTTTCTTTGATGAAGAGTTCAGTAAAGAGAGTGTTGCTAGCGTTGTAAAAGATGCATGGATTACTGAAATTGGGCAGGAAGATGAAAATATTTTGGTGAAGTGTTACAAGAGGAGGACCCAATACTTGGAGAAGTGCAGAAAGGAGAGAAAATTATGCATGGTAGATGATGTGGGGAATACTATTGCTGCACGTGATTGTGAGGGGGAAGAAATAGAGAACCAGCAGAATGATGTTTATCTATTGGATGGAGAATTTGGAAATGAGCAGCAAATTAAAGGCGTAAATCATGATCAGCATGAATATGAACTGCAGAGCATGAATGAGGAAGACGAGAAAGTAGGTGAAAATGCAGATGAGTTAAAGGGTGATGAAATGGATCATCAGCAAGGCAATTTGAGTTGTATGCCTGCCAATGAGAGAAAGGACCTAGAATCCAGTAGTTATGTTGGCATGTTGAAAAATCTGGACAAAGTTAAAGTGTCAACTGAAATTGTATCCAGTGGAATGGATCATTTGAATTGGCGAGAAAGAGACAACCAGCAATTCAATGTAGCTGCAAAGCAGGAAAATGGCGAAAGAAAGTCTAGTTTAGAAGTTTCTGAGGAGGGGGTGAAAGATGCTGTTAACATGCTGATGAATGAGGAAACCCATGAGGAGGGGCTTAAAACAGAACAGTTAACAGATTTGACTGTAAGTGGAGTGGATGTTACGGATATCCAAGGAATGGAAAATCAGCAAACGTGTTTGGTCTCAAATCAGGAAAACGGTGAAAAACGTTTTGGTATAGAAGGTTCTTTGGAGGAGGAGCAACACGTACGTGCTGAGAGTATTTTGGATGAACAACATGCCGCCCAAACAGAACCTGGAATTGAATTGACGGTGGTGCAAGGCGAGAAAGAAGTCGAGGAGATGGAAGGGTTGGCAGAAGAGGCATGCAAAGTCGAAACTGATGAATTGCTTGACAACGGAGAAAAAGTAATGCAAAAG CTCTATATGCAGGTTGATTTATGTGCCGCGAAGCATAATACGTCCCATGAGAATGCTTTGAAGGAGGGAGTGAATCAGGAGGGACATGCCACCCAAACAGAACCTGGAAATGAATGGATGGTGGtgcaaagagagaaagaagCTGAGGGGATGGAAGGGTTGGCAAAAGAAGTATGTGAAGCTGAAATCGGTGAATTGCTTGACAAGACAGAAAATGCGATGCAAAAC GTTGATTTAAGTGCCAAGGAGCATAATATTTTCCATGAGAATGCTTTGGAGGAGGGGGTGAATCAGGAGGATACGCACTTGCGTGATTCCTTGATGAGATCTGAAGAAGAAAATATTGAACCAGAATCGATGGATGTGAATGAATTTCTTCGAGCTGATGTGGTTAGTAAGCAGATCACATTGAATGCAAAAACATGTAAAGGTGGAAGTGATCATCATATAGAGACTACAGAGGAGGATATCATATGTTTGGAGCACgaggaaaatgatgaaagggaacaGCAGTTATGCAAAAGTAATGCCTCTGAAGACTCTGTATTACAACAATGTGCTCCAACAAATGTTGAGGTATGCGAAATTCATAAAGGAAAGATTCAAGTTGTGGAAACCAATATTTCCAATGATCTTCCTATGGAAGTGTTGGCAAAAGATATATATGAAGCTGAAATTCATAATTTGCTTGACAACAGAGAAAACGTGATGCAAAACATACag GTTGATTTAAAAGCTGACAAGCATATTATTTTGCATGAGAATGTTTTGGGGGAGGAAGAGAATCAGGAGGGGATGAATTCCTCTAAGAGTTGTGGAGAAAATGTTGGAGTAGACGCAACAGTTTGGAATGAAATTCTTGGAGCTGATAACGATAATATGCAGGTCACATCAAATGCCGAACCGTCCAGGGGTGGAAGTGAATATGTTACAGAAACTAAAGGGGAGGATGTTATGTATTTGGAGCATGAGGAAAATGATAAAAGGAAATTCCAGTTAAGTGAAAGTAACATCTCTGAAAGGCTTGTCTTACAGAATTGTACTCCAGGAGATGTTGCAGGAACTGAAGTGCATAAAGAAAAGATTCCAGGAGATGTTGCAGGAACTGAAGTGCATAAAGAAAAGATTCAAGTGGTGGAAACCAATACTTTTCACGATCCCCCAAAGGAATGCACTTCAATTGAGGACCTTTATTCAGCTCATGGTGTTCGATCAACTTGTGAAAATGAGATGCCTTTGAGTGCACCCAACAATAATTTCAATCACTCTATCATAGAACTACCTATTCCGAACTTGGATGTGCATATTGGAGAACTGATCCCTTCTGTTCATACCGAAGCACAGCAAAGGAAGGATGTCCACCCAAGTGCAACTTCtctagaaaattttgaatctcAGCCTGATATTGGTATGAATATGGTTGGTTCTTCCTTTGACAATTCGTTAAGGAGCGAGATTTGCAGTCTGAATAATAGCCAGTACGAGCATGTGACTGAAAGTCAAAAGAGGACTAGGAGTGATGATGCGGAAAATAATGAGTCACTGGACCTTGAGTCGTGTACTAAACAGATGGAAGTTTGGATGTCAAGATTGAAAAATGCAGCTAAGAAACGAGCTCGGGCAGATGGTGAAATCAGCGCAATGCTGCTGAGGAAAATTGAGGAGCAGAACAAGATCATTGAAGAGCAGAACAAAATCATTCAACAGTAtgagaaattgaagaacaaggaACAGCAAAAGAAACAGAAGGATATTCGTAGATATGAGCGTGAACTACGTCTCATGCAGGGTGTTCTTTTTGACTACCGGAGGGCTCTGAAAGAGATAGACAAGTCATATTCCAAGTATAGAGAGCGTTGCCAACTTCCTGAAGAGCCACTTTATATGGATGATCCATGTGGTGGTGGTAAAGTTATCCTGGCAGCAGAGTTTAATAGATTGTCACTCGAAAGCCAAAACAAGGCCACTCAAGTCAGCATTGAAGGCATGATGAAGAACTTCACGCATGAATGGGTTGATAAATTTGAAGAATATTTTATTGAGCTTGATCATCTCTGTCATAGGTTGGAAGACGTAGAAATTTCTGTGTCCTCGTTGAAAGGAAAGGTTTTGAACCCTCAGGATCCTGGAACCTGA